A single genomic interval of Amycolatopsis albispora harbors:
- a CDS encoding protein jag gives MAETAEAVEQETEVAEATETAAPAKNGVDDDLLVKEGDIAGDYLERLLDLLDYDGDIDLDVEAGRAIVSIDGGEDLEKLVGSRGNVLEALQELTRLAVQQETGSRSRLMLDIAGWRADRREELRELGRSTAETVLSTGEKVRLQPMSPFERKVVHDAVAAIDGVRSESEGEDPKRRVVVFPS, from the coding sequence ATGGCGGAAACGGCCGAAGCGGTCGAGCAGGAGACCGAGGTCGCCGAGGCGACCGAGACCGCGGCTCCGGCGAAGAACGGGGTGGACGACGACCTCCTGGTGAAGGAGGGCGACATCGCGGGCGACTACCTGGAGCGCCTGCTGGACCTGCTGGACTACGACGGCGACATCGATCTGGATGTCGAAGCCGGCCGGGCGATCGTGAGCATCGACGGCGGTGAGGACCTGGAGAAGCTGGTCGGCTCGCGGGGCAACGTGCTCGAGGCCCTCCAGGAGCTGACGCGGCTGGCGGTGCAGCAGGAGACGGGTTCGCGGAGCCGGCTGATGCTGGACATCGCGGGTTGGCGGGCGGACCGCCGGGAGGAACTGCGAGAACTGGGGCGGTCCACCGCGGAGACCGTGCTGTCCACCGGCGAGAAGGTTCGGCTGCAGCCGATGAGCCCGTTCGAACGGAAGGTCGTGCACGATGCGGTCGCCGCCATCGACGGCGTGCGGAGCGAAAGCGAAGGCGAGGACCCGAAGCGCCGCGTGGTGGTCTTCCCGTCCTGA
- the rsmG gene encoding 16S rRNA (guanine(527)-N(7))-methyltransferase RsmG — protein sequence MGVEDGLGAPAAAKQVFGERLPLAERFTAMLAEHGVARGLIGPREVDRLWDRHVLNSAVIGERINTAARVADVGSGAGLPGVPLAIARPDLDIVLIEPMARRVDWLTEVVDELDLSSVTVLRGRAEEKAVRAIAADRDVVTARAVAPLAKLAGWCLPLVRTGGTLLALKGSSAAEEITRDRLAVTKAGGGEATVAECGGGLLEVPTTVVLIPRVSPERKAKTRTQRRR from the coding sequence GTGGGTGTGGAAGACGGCCTCGGTGCACCGGCGGCGGCCAAGCAGGTCTTCGGGGAGCGGCTGCCGCTTGCCGAGCGGTTCACCGCGATGCTGGCCGAGCACGGGGTGGCGCGTGGGCTCATCGGTCCTCGCGAAGTCGACCGCCTGTGGGACCGCCACGTCTTGAACTCCGCGGTGATCGGCGAGAGGATCAACACCGCTGCCCGTGTCGCCGACGTCGGCTCCGGGGCTGGGCTTCCGGGGGTTCCGCTTGCGATCGCTCGACCGGACCTCGATATCGTGCTCATCGAGCCGATGGCGCGACGCGTCGACTGGCTCACCGAAGTCGTGGACGAGCTGGACCTGTCGTCCGTCACCGTGTTGCGTGGCCGGGCGGAGGAGAAAGCCGTTCGGGCCATCGCGGCCGATCGTGATGTGGTGACCGCGCGAGCGGTCGCTCCCCTGGCGAAGCTGGCTGGCTGGTGCCTGCCCCTGGTGCGCACCGGCGGCACCTTGCTCGCGCTGAAGGGATCGAGCGCCGCGGAGGAGATAACGCGAGACCGGCTCGCGGTGACCAAGGCCGGTGGCGGTGAAGCGACGGTGGCGGAATGCGGTGGCGGTCTGCTCGAGGTGCCGACCACCGTGGTGCTGATCCCCCGCGTCTCGCCGGAACGGAAGGCGAAGACCAGAACGCAGCGCCGTCGTTGA
- a CDS encoding ParA family protein, translating to MNPPSSANTGHDVGWTPIAEEAMRAARVLHPESYQLPKPDRRRVLTVANQKGGVGKTTSAVNLAAALAVHGLKTLVVDLDPQGNASTALNVEHRSGTPSVYEVLLGEVTLADAAAVSEQSPNLYCVPATIDLAGAEIELVSMANRETRLKEALTSDAIDQLGVDYVFIDCPPSLGLLTVNAMVAAQEVLIPIQCEYYALEGLGQLLSNIELVQQHLNRELAVSTILLTMYDGRTKLADQVTQEVRNHFGEVVLRTVIPRSVKVSEAPGYGQTILAYDPGSRGALSYLDAAREIAERGVKNGEKQ from the coding sequence GTGAACCCACCGTCGTCAGCAAACACCGGACATGACGTGGGCTGGACCCCGATCGCGGAAGAAGCCATGCGCGCCGCGCGGGTGCTGCACCCGGAGTCCTACCAACTCCCCAAGCCGGATCGCCGCCGCGTGCTCACGGTCGCCAACCAGAAGGGCGGGGTCGGCAAGACCACCAGCGCGGTGAACCTCGCCGCCGCCCTCGCGGTGCACGGGCTCAAGACGCTCGTCGTCGACCTCGACCCGCAGGGCAACGCCAGCACCGCGCTCAACGTGGAACACCGCTCGGGCACGCCCTCGGTCTACGAAGTACTCCTCGGCGAAGTGACCCTGGCGGACGCCGCGGCGGTCAGTGAGCAGTCCCCCAACCTCTACTGCGTGCCCGCCACCATCGACCTCGCGGGCGCCGAGATCGAACTCGTCTCGATGGCCAACCGCGAGACGCGCCTCAAGGAGGCGCTCACCAGTGACGCGATCGACCAGCTCGGCGTCGACTACGTCTTCATCGACTGCCCGCCGTCGCTCGGCCTGCTCACGGTGAACGCGATGGTCGCCGCGCAGGAGGTGCTCATCCCGATCCAGTGCGAGTACTACGCGCTGGAGGGGCTCGGCCAGCTGCTCAGCAACATCGAACTGGTCCAGCAGCACCTGAACCGCGAACTCGCCGTCTCCACCATCCTGCTCACCATGTACGACGGGCGCACCAAGCTCGCCGACCAGGTGACCCAGGAGGTGCGCAACCACTTCGGCGAGGTGGTGCTGCGCACGGTCATCCCCCGCAGCGTGAAGGTCTCCGAGGCCCCCGGTTACGGCCAGACGATCCTCGCCTACGACCCCGGTTCCCGCGGGGCGCTGAGCTATCTGGACGCGGCGCGCGAGATCGCCGAACGCGGTGTGAAGAACGGTGAGAAGCAATGA
- a CDS encoding ParB/RepB/Spo0J family partition protein, producing MSAERRGGLGRGLAALIPTGPVNAEGKPVEPKPASTDNGQNGSAPPAPGGEVAGAVYREVPLSAIKPNPKQPRQVFDEEALAELEHSIREFGLMQPVVVRQLPGDEYELVMGERRLRASQQAELEKIPAIVRQTADEAMLRDALLENIHRVQLNPLEEAAAYQQLLDEFEVTHEELAGRIGRSRPVITNTIRLLKLPLPVQRRVAAGVLSAGHARALLSLENPEDQEDLAARIVAEGMSVRATEEAVTLKKSETPRKAKPAPRKPMQAPGLQDLAVRLSDTFDTRVKVDLGRRKGRIVVEFGSVDDLERIVALMDPNGTNRTSESD from the coding sequence ATGAGTGCCGAACGCAGGGGCGGGCTCGGTCGCGGCCTCGCCGCGCTGATCCCCACCGGCCCGGTCAACGCCGAGGGCAAGCCGGTCGAGCCGAAACCGGCGTCCACCGATAACGGCCAGAACGGCTCGGCGCCGCCCGCGCCGGGCGGTGAGGTCGCCGGCGCGGTCTACCGCGAGGTGCCGCTCAGCGCGATCAAGCCGAACCCGAAGCAGCCGCGCCAGGTCTTCGACGAAGAAGCGCTGGCCGAGCTGGAGCACTCGATCCGCGAGTTCGGGCTCATGCAGCCCGTCGTGGTCCGCCAGCTCCCCGGCGACGAGTACGAGCTCGTCATGGGCGAGCGGCGGCTGCGTGCGTCGCAGCAGGCCGAGCTGGAGAAGATCCCGGCCATCGTCCGGCAGACCGCCGACGAGGCGATGCTGCGTGACGCGCTGCTCGAGAACATCCACCGCGTCCAGCTCAACCCGCTCGAAGAAGCCGCCGCGTACCAGCAGCTGCTCGACGAGTTCGAGGTGACCCACGAGGAACTCGCGGGCCGCATCGGGCGCAGCCGTCCGGTCATCACGAACACCATCCGGCTGCTGAAGCTGCCGTTGCCGGTGCAGCGCCGGGTGGCCGCGGGCGTGCTGTCCGCCGGTCACGCACGCGCCCTTCTCTCGCTGGAGAACCCGGAGGACCAGGAGGACCTGGCGGCCCGGATCGTCGCCGAAGGCATGTCGGTGCGCGCTACCGAGGAAGCGGTGACGCTCAAGAAGAGCGAAACACCGCGCAAGGCGAAGCCCGCTCCCCGCAAGCCGATGCAGGCGCCGGGGTTGCAGGACCTCGCCGTGCGGCTCTCCGACACCTTCGACACCCGTGTGAAGGTCGACCTCGGTCGCCGCAAGGGACGCATCGTGGTCGAGTTCGGCTCGGTGGACGATCTTGAGCGGATTGTCGCGTTGATGGACCCGAATGGGACTAATCGGACATCGGAATCCGATTAG
- a CDS encoding D-alanine--D-alanine ligase family protein — protein sequence MAERTVAVLAGGLSHERDVSLRSGRRLSAALRAEGLTVEEWDTDAGLLERLRTQRPDAAVVALHGGQGENGSVQTVLEMLDVPFVGTSSQGCRRAWDKPTAKALLAKADFATPDWVVLPHSTFRELGAQAVLDAMVDRLGLPLILKPDQGGSALGTQVVRDAAELPAAMVGCFAYGDTVLAERFVDGVEVAVAVVETEAGPTALPAVEIVPESGVYDYTARYTAGLTDFFAPARLSEQSAKAVGELAVAAHQLLGLRDISRTDAVVDADGTVHFLEVNLSPGLTETSTVPMAIEAGGGSLGAVFAELIDRAIKR from the coding sequence GTGGCCGAACGCACCGTTGCCGTGCTCGCTGGCGGTCTGTCCCACGAACGCGACGTTTCCCTGCGGTCGGGCAGGCGGCTGTCCGCCGCGCTGCGCGCCGAGGGGCTGACCGTGGAGGAGTGGGACACCGACGCTGGCCTGCTCGAGCGGCTGCGCACCCAGCGGCCGGACGCCGCAGTGGTGGCGCTGCACGGCGGCCAGGGGGAGAACGGCTCGGTGCAGACCGTGCTGGAGATGCTGGACGTGCCGTTTGTCGGCACCAGCTCGCAGGGCTGCCGCCGCGCGTGGGACAAGCCGACCGCGAAAGCGTTGCTGGCCAAGGCGGACTTCGCCACGCCGGACTGGGTGGTGTTGCCGCACAGCACTTTCCGCGAGCTGGGCGCGCAGGCGGTGCTCGACGCCATGGTGGACCGCCTCGGCCTGCCGCTGATCCTCAAGCCGGACCAGGGCGGCTCGGCGCTGGGCACCCAGGTGGTGCGCGACGCGGCGGAACTGCCCGCCGCGATGGTCGGCTGCTTCGCTTACGGCGACACGGTTCTCGCGGAGCGATTTGTCGACGGCGTTGAGGTCGCCGTGGCGGTCGTCGAAACCGAAGCCGGTCCGACGGCGCTGCCCGCGGTGGAGATCGTGCCGGAGAGCGGGGTGTACGACTACACCGCTCGCTACACCGCGGGCCTGACCGACTTCTTCGCGCCCGCCCGGCTTTCCGAGCAGTCCGCGAAGGCGGTCGGCGAACTGGCGGTGGCGGCGCACCAGCTGCTCGGTCTGCGTGACATCTCGCGGACCGACGCGGTGGTCGACGCCGACGGCACCGTGCACTTCCTCGAAGTGAACCTTTCGCCGGGGCTCACCGAGACCTCGACCGTGCCGATGGCGATCGAGGCGGGCGGCGGTTCGCTCGGCGCGGTCTTCGCCGAACTCATCGACCGCGCGATCAAGCGCTGA
- a CDS encoding PLP-dependent aminotransferase family protein, whose amino-acid sequence MSEKRPARQPHSGHHNLDPHLPRYAARTAGMTASEIRALFAVASRPEVVSLAGGMPNLAALPLESLSSQMAELIAKDGLTALQYGSAHGVPALREQICEVMALEEISAHPDDVVVTVGSQMGLDMVTRLFCDPGDVVIAEGPSYVGALGSFAAYQAEVVHVAMDDQGLVPEGLREALAQCRTHGKRVKFLYTIPNFHNPAGVTLAVERRAEILEICREHDVLVVEDNPYGLLGFDGQTYPALRSMDPDNVVYLGSFSKTFASGLRVGWVLAPHAVREKLVLAAESATLCPPTLNQLVVSRYLATHDWKGQIKTFGENYRERRDAILSALEQHMPPGCSWTHPDGGFYVWVTVPEGVDTKAMLPRAVTARVAYASGTGFYADGFGSRQMRLSYCYPTPERIREGVRRLAAVLESEMDLMRTFGSVNPRAVSGPENPSPDTA is encoded by the coding sequence ATGAGCGAAAAGCGCCCAGCCAGACAGCCGCACAGCGGCCACCACAACCTCGACCCGCACCTGCCGCGGTACGCCGCGCGCACCGCGGGCATGACGGCCTCCGAGATCCGCGCGCTCTTCGCGGTGGCCAGCCGTCCCGAGGTGGTATCGCTGGCCGGCGGCATGCCGAACCTGGCCGCGCTCCCGCTCGAATCGCTGTCGTCGCAGATGGCCGAGCTGATCGCGAAGGACGGGCTGACCGCGCTGCAGTACGGCTCCGCGCACGGGGTTCCCGCGCTACGTGAGCAGATCTGCGAGGTGATGGCGCTCGAGGAGATCAGCGCGCACCCGGACGACGTGGTGGTCACCGTCGGCTCCCAGATGGGCCTGGACATGGTGACCCGGCTGTTCTGCGATCCCGGTGACGTGGTGATCGCCGAAGGTCCGTCCTACGTGGGCGCGCTCGGCTCGTTCGCCGCGTACCAGGCCGAGGTCGTGCACGTCGCGATGGACGACCAGGGCCTCGTGCCCGAGGGCCTCCGCGAAGCGCTCGCGCAGTGCCGCACCCACGGCAAGCGCGTCAAGTTCCTTTACACCATCCCGAATTTCCACAACCCCGCCGGCGTGACGCTGGCCGTGGAGCGGCGGGCGGAAATCCTGGAGATCTGCCGCGAGCACGACGTGCTGGTGGTCGAGGACAACCCCTACGGCCTGCTCGGTTTCGACGGCCAGACCTATCCGGCGCTGCGCTCGATGGACCCGGACAACGTGGTCTACCTCGGCTCGTTCTCCAAGACCTTCGCCTCCGGCCTGCGCGTCGGCTGGGTGCTCGCGCCGCACGCCGTGCGCGAGAAGCTGGTGCTCGCGGCGGAATCCGCGACGCTGTGCCCGCCGACGCTGAACCAGCTGGTGGTCTCGCGGTACCTGGCCACGCACGACTGGAAGGGCCAGATCAAGACCTTCGGCGAGAACTACCGCGAACGCCGGGACGCCATTCTTTCCGCGCTGGAGCAGCACATGCCGCCCGGTTGCTCCTGGACGCACCCGGACGGCGGGTTCTACGTGTGGGTCACCGTGCCGGAAGGCGTTGACACCAAAGCGATGCTGCCGCGTGCGGTGACCGCGCGGGTCGCCTACGCCTCGGGCACCGGCTTCTACGCCGACGGCTTCGGCAGCAGGCAGATGCGCCTGTCGTACTGCTACCCGACTCCGGAGCGGATCCGGGAGGGCGTGCGACGGCTCGCGGCCGTGCTCGAATCCGAAATGGACCTCATGCGCACCTTCGGTAGCGTGAACCCCCGCGCGGTGTCCGGGCCGGAGAACCCCTCCCCCGACACCGCCTGA
- a CDS encoding GNAT family N-acetyltransferase produces MSRRVVGVTLDNLDQVPLHCRRCVFWEVAPHLKAQAEEFGETEVEKEAWVSSVLLEWGSCGRIVYSDTLPIGFVLYAPPNAVPRANAFPTSPPAPDAVLLTAFHVAPEFRGGGLGRMLVQSVAKDLTRRGVKAIEAFGATEPASDGEHACVLPAEFLQSVGFKTVRPHPKFPRLRLELRSAISWKEDVEAALERLLGQVTITTAEPSVARS; encoded by the coding sequence GTGTCGCGACGCGTCGTGGGCGTCACGCTGGACAACCTGGACCAGGTACCCCTGCACTGCCGGCGGTGCGTCTTCTGGGAGGTCGCGCCGCACCTGAAGGCGCAGGCCGAGGAATTCGGCGAAACCGAGGTTGAGAAGGAAGCCTGGGTGTCCAGCGTGCTGCTGGAGTGGGGCTCCTGCGGCCGGATCGTCTACAGCGACACGCTGCCGATCGGCTTTGTGCTCTACGCGCCGCCGAACGCGGTGCCGCGGGCGAACGCCTTCCCCACCTCGCCGCCCGCCCCGGACGCCGTGCTGCTGACCGCCTTCCACGTCGCCCCCGAATTCCGCGGTGGCGGCCTCGGGCGCATGCTCGTGCAGTCCGTCGCGAAGGACCTGACCCGCCGCGGTGTGAAGGCGATCGAGGCCTTCGGCGCCACCGAGCCCGCCTCGGACGGGGAACACGCCTGCGTGCTGCCCGCCGAGTTCCTCCAGTCGGTCGGCTTCAAGACCGTGCGCCCGCACCCGAAGTTCCCGCGCCTGCGCCTGGAACTGCGGTCGGCGATCTCCTGGAAGGAAGACGTCGAAGCGGCGCTGGAGCGCCTGCTCGGCCAGGTCACCATCACCACCGCCGAACCCAGCGTGGCGCGCTCCTGA
- a CDS encoding N-acetylmuramoyl-L-alanine amidase, with protein sequence MRVLRRGDAGPDVAEIRSMLAALDLLPPANGSPQEHGAFDMAVEQAVRAFQQRRGLITDGIVGPATYRALRGSSYHLGSRPLAYLISAPVHGDDVFALQERLTELGFDAGRPDGVFGPQTEQALRTFQRDYGLVVDGICGGGTVRALRQLSPRARGGRPVFLREQEQVRRSGPRLRGKRIVIDPGHGGQDGGVEVGGLREADIAWDLARRLEGRMKATGMEALISRGPDHSPAEADRAAFANDAGADLFLSLHSDQNQSPYAQGVASFHYGTGNGTSSTVGELLAGFIQRELAARTGLLDCRAHPKTWEILRLTRCPAVRVEIGYLTNPDDRRRLSDPAFRDVVAEGILIAVKRLYLLGEGDQPTGTFTFADVLAYELAKAD encoded by the coding sequence ATGCGGGTACTCCGCCGCGGCGACGCCGGTCCCGATGTCGCCGAGATCAGGTCGATGCTGGCCGCGCTGGATCTGCTGCCCCCGGCCAACGGGTCGCCGCAGGAGCACGGGGCGTTCGACATGGCGGTGGAACAAGCCGTGCGCGCGTTCCAGCAGCGCCGTGGCCTGATCACCGACGGCATCGTCGGCCCGGCCACCTACCGGGCCCTGCGGGGGTCCAGCTACCACCTCGGCAGCCGCCCGCTGGCCTATCTGATCTCCGCGCCGGTGCACGGTGACGACGTGTTCGCGCTGCAGGAGCGGCTGACCGAGCTCGGCTTCGACGCCGGCCGCCCGGACGGGGTGTTCGGCCCGCAGACCGAGCAGGCGCTGCGCACCTTCCAGCGCGACTACGGCCTGGTGGTGGACGGCATCTGCGGTGGCGGCACGGTCCGCGCGCTGCGGCAGCTGTCCCCGCGTGCCCGCGGTGGCCGCCCGGTGTTCCTGCGTGAGCAGGAGCAGGTCCGGCGGTCGGGTCCGCGGCTGCGCGGCAAGCGCATCGTGATCGACCCCGGGCACGGCGGCCAGGACGGCGGTGTGGAGGTCGGCGGCCTGCGTGAGGCGGACATCGCCTGGGACCTGGCCCGCCGCCTCGAGGGCCGGATGAAGGCCACCGGCATGGAGGCCCTGATCTCGCGGGGGCCGGACCACAGTCCGGCCGAGGCCGACCGCGCGGCGTTCGCCAACGACGCCGGGGCCGACCTGTTCCTCTCGCTGCACAGCGACCAGAACCAGTCGCCGTACGCGCAGGGCGTGGCGAGCTTCCACTACGGCACCGGCAACGGCACCAGCTCGACGGTCGGTGAGCTGCTGGCCGGGTTCATCCAGCGCGAGCTGGCCGCGCGGACCGGGTTGCTCGACTGCCGCGCGCACCCGAAGACGTGGGAGATCCTGCGCCTGACCAGGTGCCCGGCGGTCCGCGTGGAGATCGGCTACCTGACCAACCCGGACGACCGGCGCCGCCTGTCGGACCCGGCCTTCCGGGACGTGGTCGCCGAAGGCATCCTGATCGCGGTGAAGCGCCTGTACCTGCTGGGCGAGGGTGACCAGCCCACCGGCACCTTCACCTTCGCCGACGTGCTCGCCTACGAACTGGCCAAGGCCGACTGA
- the trxA gene encoding thioredoxin — MTDTVKVTDSSFTDDVLTSDKPVLVDFWATWCGPCRMVAPVLEEIASENKDKLTIAKLDIDENPNTARDYQVMSIPTLILFQGGKPVKQIVGAKPKAALLSDLSDVL, encoded by the coding sequence ATGACCGACACCGTCAAGGTCACTGACAGCAGCTTCACCGACGACGTCCTGACCAGCGACAAGCCGGTTCTGGTGGACTTCTGGGCGACCTGGTGCGGGCCCTGCCGCATGGTGGCTCCGGTGCTCGAGGAGATTGCCTCCGAGAACAAGGACAAGCTGACCATCGCCAAGCTCGACATCGACGAGAACCCGAACACCGCGCGTGACTACCAGGTCATGTCGATCCCGACGCTGATCCTGTTCCAGGGCGGCAAGCCGGTGAAGCAGATCGTCGGCGCGAAGCCGAAGGCGGCCCTGCTCTCGGATTTGTCCGACGTGCTCTGA
- the trxB gene encoding thioredoxin-disulfide reductase: MAAEDVRNLIIVGSGPAGYTAAVYAARAQLDPLVFEGSQFGGALMTTTEVENYPGFRDGIQGPALMEEMREQAKHFGADLRAEDVEELDLTGEIKYVTVNGKRYAARAVVLAMGAAARYLHVPGEQELLGRGVSSCATCDGFFFRDHDIAVVGGGDSAMEEATFLTKFAKSVTIVHRREEFRASKIMLERARANDKIKWALNKAITGVIGEDKVSGLKLEDTRTGETSTLDVTGFFVAIGHDPRSELVRGQVDLDDNGYVVTKGRSSYTNLDGVFAAGDLVDHTYRQAITAAGSGCAAAIDAERWLAEHAVTEQAAEAPELVGGGYGAGN; encoded by the coding sequence GTGGCTGCAGAGGACGTTCGGAACCTGATCATCGTCGGATCGGGTCCTGCCGGCTACACCGCGGCGGTGTACGCGGCACGCGCGCAGCTCGACCCGCTGGTGTTCGAAGGGTCCCAGTTCGGCGGGGCGCTGATGACCACCACCGAGGTGGAGAACTACCCCGGTTTCCGCGACGGCATCCAGGGCCCGGCCCTGATGGAGGAGATGCGCGAGCAGGCCAAGCACTTCGGTGCCGACCTGCGGGCCGAGGACGTCGAGGAGCTCGACCTGACCGGCGAGATCAAGTACGTCACGGTCAACGGCAAGCGCTACGCCGCGCGCGCCGTCGTGCTGGCGATGGGTGCCGCCGCGCGCTACCTGCACGTTCCGGGGGAGCAGGAACTGCTCGGCCGCGGGGTTTCCTCCTGCGCCACCTGCGACGGCTTCTTCTTCCGCGACCACGACATCGCTGTGGTCGGCGGCGGTGACTCCGCGATGGAAGAGGCCACCTTCCTGACCAAGTTCGCGAAGTCGGTGACGATCGTGCACCGCCGCGAGGAGTTCCGCGCCTCGAAGATCATGCTCGAACGCGCCCGCGCGAACGACAAGATCAAGTGGGCGCTGAACAAGGCGATCACCGGGGTGATCGGGGAGGACAAGGTCTCCGGGCTGAAGCTCGAAGACACCCGGACGGGTGAGACCTCGACACTGGACGTGACCGGCTTCTTCGTCGCGATCGGGCACGACCCGCGCAGCGAGCTGGTCCGCGGTCAGGTGGACCTGGACGACAACGGGTACGTGGTGACCAAGGGGCGCAGCTCGTACACCAATCTCGACGGGGTGTTCGCGGCCGGCGACCTGGTCGACCACACCTACCGGCAGGCGATCACCGCGGCGGGCTCGGGCTGCGCGGCGGCGATCGACGCGGAACGCTGGCTGGCGGAGCACGCGGTGACCGAGCAGGCGGCCGAAGCGCCCGAGCTGGTCGGCGGCGGCTACGGCGCCGGCAACTGA
- the sigM gene encoding RNA polymerase sigma factor SigM has translation MTAATPTDAALIAAHAAGDPHAFSELVRRHRDRMWAVALRTLRDPEEAADALQDAFISAFRAAGNFRAESQVTTWLHRIVVNACLDRVRRRQARPTVPLPETSHNEPATPRDSMSERETRLVIKEALDQLPEDQRAPIVLVDVEGYSVAETAEMLGIAQGTVKSRCARGRAKLAKVLGHLRNPDAEPGVPTNESKHDRTERRVSRPLGTQGQREGR, from the coding sequence GTGACCGCTGCAACTCCCACGGACGCCGCGCTCATCGCGGCGCACGCCGCGGGCGATCCGCATGCCTTCAGTGAGCTGGTCCGCCGACATCGCGACCGGATGTGGGCCGTCGCCCTGCGCACCCTGCGAGATCCCGAGGAGGCGGCCGACGCGCTGCAGGACGCCTTCATCTCGGCGTTCCGCGCGGCCGGCAACTTCCGGGCCGAGTCGCAGGTGACCACCTGGCTGCACCGCATCGTGGTGAACGCCTGCCTCGACCGGGTCCGCCGCCGCCAGGCGCGCCCCACCGTCCCCCTGCCCGAGACCAGCCACAACGAGCCGGCCACGCCGCGTGACTCGATGTCCGAGCGGGAAACCCGCCTGGTCATCAAGGAAGCGCTAGACCAGCTGCCCGAAGACCAGCGCGCCCCGATCGTGCTGGTCGACGTGGAGGGCTACTCGGTGGCCGAAACCGCGGAGATGCTCGGCATCGCACAGGGCACCGTGAAGAGCCGGTGTGCGCGAGGTCGCGCCAAGCTCGCCAAGGTTCTCGGACATCTGCGGAACCCCGACGCGGAACCCGGCGTCCCAACTAACGAAAGCAAACATGACCGCACCGAGCGGCGTGTGTCGCGTCCGCTCGGGACGCAGGGTCAGAGGGAGGGACGATGA